A stretch of the Polluticoccus soli genome encodes the following:
- the rfbA gene encoding glucose-1-phosphate thymidylyltransferase RfbA: protein MKGIVLAGGSGTRLYPLTIAVSKQLMPVYDKPMIYYPLSTLMLAGIKDILIITTPEDQVGFKKLLGDGSQVGCRFEYVVQPRPEGLAQAFVLGADFIGNDSVALVLGDNIFYGSGMGTFLEKKVNPDGAVVFAYQVGDPERYGVVEFDSNNKVLSIEEKPTKPKSNFAVPGLYFYDNEVVSISKSMKPSPRGELEITDVNKVYLEKGQLEVGVLDRGTAWLDTGTFDSLQEAGQFIEVIEKRQGLKVGCIEEVAYRKGFIGKDQLTALAEKYMKSGYGAYLAMIANERR, encoded by the coding sequence ATGAAAGGTATCGTTCTCGCCGGGGGTTCCGGCACCCGCCTGTACCCTCTTACAATCGCTGTAAGCAAGCAACTAATGCCTGTTTATGATAAACCGATGATCTATTATCCTTTGTCAACACTTATGCTTGCTGGGATAAAAGACATTTTGATCATTACCACACCAGAAGACCAGGTTGGTTTTAAAAAGCTGCTTGGCGATGGCAGCCAGGTTGGTTGCCGTTTTGAATACGTTGTTCAACCCCGCCCCGAGGGTTTGGCACAAGCCTTTGTACTTGGTGCAGACTTCATAGGCAATGATTCGGTTGCTCTTGTTTTGGGAGACAATATCTTCTATGGGTCGGGCATGGGCACCTTTCTGGAGAAAAAGGTCAACCCAGACGGAGCTGTGGTATTTGCCTATCAGGTTGGTGATCCTGAGCGCTATGGCGTTGTAGAATTCGATAGTAACAATAAGGTGCTTAGCATTGAGGAAAAGCCAACAAAGCCGAAGTCGAATTTTGCCGTTCCAGGCCTATACTTTTACGATAACGAAGTAGTTTCTATTTCTAAATCAATGAAACCCTCGCCACGAGGCGAACTTGAAATAACAGACGTTAACAAGGTTTATCTCGAAAAAGGCCAACTCGAAGTTGGCGTATTAGACCGTGGAACAGCCTGGCTGGATACCGGTACTTTTGACTCATTACAGGAGGCAGGTCAGTTTATCGAGGTAATCGAAAAACGTCAGGGTTTGAAAGTAGGCTGTATTGAGGAAGTTGCTTACCGTAAAGGATTTATAGGCAAAGATCAGTTGACGGCGCTGGCAGAAAAATATATGAAGAGCGGTTATGGCGCATACCTCGCAATGATAGCTAACGAAAGACGATAA
- the rfbB gene encoding dTDP-glucose 4,6-dehydratase, whose product MKKTLLITGGAGFIGSHVVRLFVNKYPDYKIVNLDLLTYAGNLENLKDVENAPNYVFERADICDAAAMTALFTQYNFDGVIHLAAESHVDRSITDPNAFIETNVMGTANLLNAARTLWKGNYEGKRFYHVSTDEVYGSLGETGFFLETTPYDPQSPYSASKAASDHLVRAYGNTYHLPFVITNCSNNYGPNQFPEKLIPLFINNIVNNKPLPVYGDGKYTRDWLYVVDHARAIDMVYHDGKDGETYNIGGFNEWQNIELIKLMCEKMDEKLGRRPGTSAQLLTYVKDRPGHDRRYAIDASKINKELGWAPSVTFEEGLSQTIDWYLGNDEWLNHVTSGDYQNYYSSQYAHR is encoded by the coding sequence ATGAAAAAAACGTTGCTTATCACTGGCGGTGCTGGTTTTATAGGTTCACATGTTGTTAGGCTTTTTGTCAATAAATACCCGGATTACAAAATCGTTAACCTTGATTTGTTGACTTATGCCGGCAACCTGGAAAACCTAAAGGATGTCGAGAATGCCCCAAACTATGTGTTTGAGCGCGCCGATATCTGCGATGCTGCCGCGATGACCGCCCTTTTTACTCAGTATAATTTTGATGGTGTTATACACCTTGCCGCTGAAAGTCATGTCGACCGTTCTATCACTGACCCAAATGCGTTCATAGAAACCAATGTAATGGGTACGGCAAACCTACTGAATGCCGCACGCACATTGTGGAAGGGTAATTATGAGGGTAAGAGGTTCTATCATGTATCTACGGATGAGGTGTATGGCTCTCTTGGTGAAACAGGATTTTTCCTGGAAACAACTCCGTATGACCCACAGTCTCCGTATTCTGCTTCAAAAGCAGCTTCGGATCACTTGGTTCGTGCCTATGGCAATACTTATCATCTGCCCTTTGTGATCACGAACTGTTCGAATAACTACGGTCCCAACCAATTCCCAGAAAAACTGATCCCTCTATTCATCAATAATATAGTGAATAACAAACCGCTACCTGTTTATGGCGATGGTAAATATACACGCGACTGGTTGTACGTTGTTGATCACGCCCGAGCAATTGATATGGTGTATCATGATGGGAAGGATGGCGAAACTTACAACATCGGAGGTTTCAACGAATGGCAGAATATCGAGCTTATAAAACTGATGTGTGAGAAAATGGATGAAAAGCTTGGCCGTAGACCCGGTACGTCTGCCCAGCTCCTTACTTATGTAAAAGACCGTCCGGGCCATGACCGCCGTTACGCAATTGATGCAAGCAAGATCAACAAAGAACTTGGCTGGGCTCCTTCTGTGACATTTGAAGAAGGTCTAAGCCAAACCATCGATTGGTATCTTGGCAACGACGAGTGGCTGAATCATGTAACCTCGGGCGATTATCAAAACTATTACTCATCGCAATACGCACACAGATAA
- the accB gene encoding acetyl-CoA carboxylase biotin carboxyl carrier protein — translation MEYKQIQELIKAINKSNISELSIEEGDFKITIKQAQSISETQFVAVQGPAMPAMQMAAPAAQHAALPAAQPAAPAAPTQPAAPANDKLLTIKSPMIGTFYRSPGPDKPSFVNVGDEVKQGQVICIVEAMKLFNEIESEFSGKIVKVLIDDASPVEYDQPLFLVEPA, via the coding sequence ATGGAATATAAACAGATACAAGAGCTGATCAAAGCGATCAACAAATCGAACATCAGCGAACTGAGCATTGAGGAAGGTGATTTCAAGATTACCATTAAGCAAGCTCAAAGCATAAGTGAAACACAATTTGTAGCCGTTCAGGGACCGGCAATGCCAGCTATGCAGATGGCTGCTCCTGCAGCTCAACATGCTGCATTGCCTGCAGCTCAACCTGCTGCTCCTGCAGCTCCGACACAGCCAGCAGCTCCAGCTAATGATAAGCTGCTGACCATAAAGTCACCAATGATCGGTACTTTCTACCGTAGCCCTGGTCCAGATAAACCTTCGTTCGTAAATGTAGGCGACGAGGTAAAGCAAGGACAGGTTATCTGCATCGTTGAAGCAATGAAACTGTTTAATGAGATCGAAAGTGAATTCAGCGGTAAGATCGTGAAAGTACTGATTGACGATGCGTCACCGGTAGAATACGACCAACCTCTTTTCCTGGTTGAACCTGCTTAA
- the accC gene encoding acetyl-CoA carboxylase biotin carboxylase subunit, whose translation MFKKILIANRGEIALRIIRTCREMGIKTVAVYSTADRDSLHVRFADEAVCIGKPQGADSYLNIPHIMAAAEITNADAIHPGYGFLAENAGFSEICAQYNIKFIGPTPEMIRKMGDKMTAKETMIAAGVPCIPGSGGLLDSLEQAISQANEMGYPIILKATAGGGGKGMRVVWAESEIERAYNTAKAEAGAAFKNDGIYMEKFIEEPRHIEIQIAGDQFGTVCHLSERDCSIQRRHQKLVEESPSPFMTPELRQAMGDAAIKAASAINYESVGTIEFLVDKHRNFYFMEMNTRIQVEHGVTEEVINYDLIKEQIKIAAGVPISGRNYEPEMYAIECRINAEDPYNDFRPSPGKITVLHTPGGHGVRIDSHIYAGYTIPPYYDSMIAKVIAVAQTREEAINTMERALSEYVIEGVKTTIPFHLQLMKDENFRKGNFTTKFIESFKLV comes from the coding sequence GTGTTTAAAAAAATACTCATAGCCAACCGCGGCGAGATTGCATTGCGTATCATTCGTACTTGTCGCGAAATGGGCATTAAAACTGTTGCAGTTTACTCTACTGCAGATAGAGACAGCCTGCATGTTCGGTTTGCCGACGAAGCCGTATGTATAGGCAAACCTCAGGGAGCAGATTCATACCTGAACATTCCGCACATCATGGCAGCAGCAGAGATCACTAATGCTGATGCCATTCACCCCGGCTATGGCTTCCTAGCTGAGAATGCAGGCTTCTCTGAGATCTGTGCACAATACAATATTAAATTCATCGGCCCAACTCCTGAAATGATCAGGAAAATGGGTGATAAGATGACCGCGAAAGAAACTATGATAGCGGCGGGCGTACCTTGTATTCCTGGTTCCGGCGGCTTATTGGATAGCCTCGAACAGGCTATAAGTCAGGCAAACGAAATGGGTTATCCTATCATTCTGAAAGCCACAGCCGGTGGCGGTGGAAAAGGTATGCGTGTAGTATGGGCGGAATCTGAGATCGAGCGCGCTTACAACACCGCAAAAGCAGAAGCGGGCGCTGCCTTTAAAAACGACGGTATCTATATGGAGAAGTTCATCGAAGAACCTCGCCATATTGAGATACAGATAGCAGGCGACCAGTTTGGTACGGTGTGCCACCTAAGCGAACGCGATTGCTCTATTCAGCGCCGTCACCAAAAATTGGTAGAAGAATCACCTTCTCCGTTTATGACACCTGAGTTGCGCCAGGCGATGGGAGATGCCGCGATCAAAGCTGCATCGGCCATCAATTACGAAAGTGTGGGTACCATCGAGTTCCTTGTAGACAAGCACCGCAACTTCTACTTTATGGAGATGAACACCCGTATACAGGTAGAGCATGGTGTGACAGAAGAGGTAATCAACTACGACCTGATCAAAGAACAGATCAAGATCGCAGCTGGCGTTCCTATCAGTGGTCGCAATTACGAACCAGAAATGTACGCGATCGAGTGCCGTATCAATGCAGAGGATCCCTACAATGATTTCCGTCCAAGCCCGGGCAAAATCACCGTGTTACACACTCCAGGTGGCCATGGTGTACGTATCGACTCGCATATTTATGCAGGATACACTATCCCGCCCTATTACGATTCGATGATCGCTAAAGTGATAGCAGTAGCACAGACACGTGAGGAGGCGATCAACACTATGGAGCGCGCATTGAGTGAATATGTTATCGAGGGTGTAAAAACCACGATACCATTCCACCTGCAGCTGATGAAAGACGAGAACTTCAGGAAGGGTAATTTCACCACCAAGTTCATCGAATCTTTCAAATTGGTGTAA
- the hutI gene encoding imidazolonepropionase translates to MHLLLTNIKQLCQVETGTARKALVKGEAMRVLPSIENAWLFIEHGKIHSFGRMSEPPAVAANDVMDMSGRTILPAWCDSHTHLVFAAPREKEFVDRINGLSYEEIARRGGGILNSARKLNETSEEELYDQSLQRLHEVMGKGTGAIEIKSGYGLNTDAELKMLRVIRKLKENAPIPIKASFLAAHAYPLEYKQDHEGYLKLIIEEMLPRVADEGLADYMDVFCEQGFFSIDDTERLLEAGWKYGLKPKIHANQLHHSGGVEVGVKHKAISVDHLECVGDKEIAALKEGSTMPTLLPAAAFFLGIQYQPARKIIDAGLPVCLATDYNPGSCPSGSVPFLLTLACTQLKMTPEEAINAVTLNGAAALELQDEIGTIAEGKRANLIITKQIPSVSYIPYDFGNNPVDKMIINGHFI, encoded by the coding sequence ATGCATTTACTCCTGACCAATATCAAACAACTTTGCCAGGTAGAGACCGGCACTGCCAGGAAGGCACTGGTAAAAGGCGAAGCCATGCGCGTTTTGCCTTCGATTGAAAATGCCTGGTTATTTATAGAGCATGGCAAGATCCACAGCTTTGGTCGAATGTCCGAACCACCTGCCGTGGCTGCCAACGATGTGATGGATATGAGCGGGCGTACAATATTGCCAGCGTGGTGCGATTCGCATACGCACCTTGTGTTTGCTGCACCAAGGGAAAAGGAGTTTGTTGATCGAATCAACGGTCTGAGCTACGAAGAAATAGCCCGTCGCGGCGGAGGGATCCTGAATTCGGCCCGAAAGCTGAATGAGACGAGCGAAGAAGAACTATACGACCAAAGCCTGCAGCGCCTGCACGAAGTAATGGGCAAAGGCACCGGCGCCATCGAGATCAAAAGCGGATACGGCTTGAACACAGACGCAGAACTGAAAATGCTGCGTGTTATCCGCAAGCTGAAGGAGAACGCGCCTATACCTATCAAAGCCTCGTTCCTGGCTGCCCATGCCTACCCTTTGGAATACAAACAGGATCATGAAGGGTACCTGAAACTGATCATAGAAGAAATGTTGCCACGCGTTGCCGACGAAGGCCTGGCCGATTATATGGACGTGTTCTGTGAGCAGGGCTTCTTCAGCATCGATGACACTGAAAGGCTATTGGAAGCTGGCTGGAAATACGGACTCAAACCTAAGATCCATGCAAACCAACTCCATCATTCCGGGGGTGTTGAGGTAGGCGTGAAACATAAGGCCATCAGCGTGGACCACCTGGAATGTGTTGGCGACAAAGAGATCGCAGCCTTGAAGGAAGGCAGCACAATGCCAACCTTGCTACCTGCAGCGGCCTTTTTCCTCGGCATTCAATACCAACCTGCCCGTAAGATCATTGACGCCGGTCTGCCGGTATGCCTGGCTACGGATTATAATCCTGGCTCATGCCCATCGGGAAGTGTGCCTTTCTTGCTCACTTTGGCCTGTACCCAATTGAAAATGACCCCCGAAGAGGCCATCAACGCCGTTACCCTGAACGGCGCCGCTGCGCTAGAACTCCAGGACGAGATCGGTACTATTGCTGAAGGCAAACGTGCCAACCTTATCATAACCAAACAGATACCTTCAGTGTCATATATACCCTATGATTTCGGAAATAACCCAGTTGACAAAATGATCATTAACGGCCATTTTATTTAA
- the efp gene encoding elongation factor P, which yields MATTADIRNGMIIKLDGSLYSVVEFGQNKTARAAAKVWAKLKGVDNSRSIEHTWNSGDNIYPVRVERRPYQFLYKDESGFNFMDQQSFEQITLPESSIERSELYKDGQECFVLVNTETEQPMSVELPPNVVLRITYSEPGLKGDTATRTLKPATMETGATVMVPLFVDTDELIRVDTKTGAYVERVKA from the coding sequence ATGGCTACAACAGCAGACATCAGAAACGGCATGATCATCAAATTGGATGGCAGCCTCTATTCAGTAGTAGAATTCGGTCAGAACAAAACAGCCCGCGCAGCCGCCAAGGTATGGGCAAAACTTAAAGGTGTAGACAACAGTCGCTCTATAGAACACACCTGGAACTCAGGTGACAATATTTATCCTGTACGTGTTGAACGCCGTCCTTACCAGTTCCTGTATAAAGACGAAAGTGGTTTCAACTTCATGGATCAGCAGTCGTTCGAGCAGATCACGCTGCCAGAATCGAGCATTGAGCGTTCGGAGCTGTATAAAGATGGCCAGGAGTGCTTTGTACTGGTAAATACCGAAACAGAGCAACCAATGAGCGTAGAGCTTCCTCCAAACGTTGTGTTACGTATTACTTATTCTGAGCCAGGTCTGAAAGGCGATACTGCTACCCGCACCCTGAAACCAGCAACTATGGAAACAGGTGCAACTGTGATGGTTCCTTTGTTTGTTGACACCGACGAACTGATCCGTGTGGACACAAAGACAGGCGCATACGTTGAGCGCGTAAAAGCATAA